A genomic region of Zea mays cultivar B73 chromosome 6, Zm-B73-REFERENCE-NAM-5.0, whole genome shotgun sequence contains the following coding sequences:
- the LOC100282586 gene encoding calmodulin binding protein produces MGKSPAKWIKSVLFGKRSSSRSGSTKAKDLSKGTTNKAAAAAAAAAGKEPAFSESSPVISEPVLVSAHNNETAREAAKGENSSVQEVPVTDVSQDLEKQGTVGSDTSNDAERLREEQAAVKAQAAFRGYLARRAFRALKGIIRLQALIRGHLVRRQAVSTLRATWLIVKFQALVRGRNVRLSNVSIQATTELSQQNFGGSKPGSWKEKLSSNAFARKLLSSPIVVEALHVQYDEMDPNSAFNWLERWTVSHVWKPISQPKRVGTDAKPHTRKASYAMETESAKLKRNARKSPAVPFEPSQTNTTIENEKTRRNPRKLSSTPAESVPDGQLTELEKVKRSLRKVTSSTVETSKVPSPTTEIPDRQEVQCERPLRSAKQAPIHVENQEPQNVNLSENAKMDILVPDIQPDVEVASDLVTITNEEKVDETPSVVAPAAEIMPLQDINSEENALVNDVEERSKEEHSSTDNLKGSKRRSSFSAKPEYPENGSKNSPALPSYMAATQSAKAKLRGNSSPRLSSDSAEKNGFTRRHSLPSPNNGKIISHSPRTQRPTHAGGKDGAKGDKAMLSSRDASERPLKAEWRR; encoded by the exons ATGGGGAAGTCTCCGGCGAAGTGGATCAAGTCCGTGCTCTTCGGGAAAAGGTCGTCGTCGAGGTCCGGCTCCACCAAGGCCAAGGATTTATCG AAGGGTACGACTAACAAagcagcagctgctgctgctgctgctgccgggaAGGAGCCCGCGTTCTCTGAGAGCTCTCCGGTCATCTCGGAGCCTGTGCTTGTTAGCGCCCACAACAATGAGACCGCGCGGGAGGCCGCTAAGGGTGAGAATTCCAGCGTGCAAGAAGTGCCAGTGACTGATGTCAGTCAAGACTTGGAGAAGCAGGGCACTGTTGGGTCTGATACGTCTAATGATGCTGAGAGGTTGAGGGAAGAGCAAGCGGCCGTGAAGGCACAAGCTGCCTTCCGTGGTTATCTG GCACGCCGAGCATTCCGTGCCCTGAAAGGGATCATAAGACTACAGGCACTGATTCGGGGACATCTTGTAAGGAGGCAAGCTGTTTCAACTCTCCGTGCCACATGGTTGATTGTGAAGTTTCAAGCCCTTGTCCGTGGAAGGAACGTTAGACTTTCTAATGTTTCCATTCAAGCAACTACGGAACTTTCCCAACAGAACTTCGGG GGTTCTAAACCTGGTTCCTGGAAGGAGAAGTTGTCTTCAAATGCATTTGCTCGGAAG CTTCTCTCTTCACCAATTGTGGTTGAGGCTCTTCACGTCCAGTATGATGAGATGGACCCTAATTCGGCCTTCAATTGGTTAGAGAGGTGGACAGTAAGTCATGTCTGGAAGCCTATTTCCCAACCAAAGAGAGTTGGCACTGATGCTAAGCCTCATACAAGGAAGGCCAGTTATGCAATGGAAACAGAGTCAGCGAAATTAAAGCGTAATGCACGGAAGAGCCCTGCAGTGCCATTTGAGCCTTCTCAAACAAACACCACCATTGAAAATGAGAAGACAAGACGGAATCCAAGGAAATTAAGTAGCACTCCTGCTGAGTCAGTTCCCGATGGCCAGTTAACAGAACTTGAGAAGGTTAAACGTAGCCTTAGGAAGGTTACTAGTTCCACGGTTGAAACCTCAAAGGTGCCTAGCCCAACAACTGAGATTCCTGACCGTCAAGAGGTACAATGTGAGAGACCACTAAGAAGTGCAAAGCAAGCTCCAATTCATGTTGAGAATCAAGAACCTCAGAATGTTAATCTATCGGAGAATGCAAAGATGGATATTCTGGTACCAGATATCCAGCCTGACGTGGAAGTTGCTTCAGATCTAGTCACAATCACAAATGAAGAAAAAGTTGATGAGACACCGTCTGTTGTTGCTCCAGCGGCTGAAATTATGCCACTGCAAGACATCAACAGCGAAGAAAATGCTTTGGTGAATGATGTGGAAGAGAGATCCAAAGAAGAACATTCATCTACTGATAACCTGAAAGGCAGCAAGAGGAGGTCTTCATTCTCAGCTAAACCTGAATATCCAGAAAATGGCTCCAAAAATTCTCCAGCCCTGCCAAGCTACATGGCTGCTACACAATCTGCAAAGGCGAAACTGCGGGGGAATAGTTCACCAAGACTTAGCTCTGATTCAGCAGAGAAAAACGGGTTCACTCGTCGTCACTCCCTTCCGTCCCCTAACAATGGTAAGATAATTTCACATTCTCCACGTACGCAAAGGCCAACCCATGCTGGTGGCAAGGACGGAGCAAAAGGCGACAAGGCTATGCTGTCATCAAGAGATGCGAGCG AGAGACCACTGAAAGCTGAGTGGAGACGCTGA
- the LOC100273493 gene encoding NADH dehydrogenase [ubiquinone] 1 beta subcomplex subunit 2-like has product MGGGGAHGGTTYKGYTIPHNKRWHTVAGKGLCAVMWFWVFYRAKQDGATLLGLRHPWDGHDDHSHGHGHGHEASSSSSSH; this is encoded by the exons atgggcggcggcggcgcacatGGCGGCACCACCTACAAGGGCTACACCATCCCGCACAACAAGCGCTGGCACACCGTCGCCGGCAAGGGCCTCTGCGCCGTGATGTG GTTCTGGGTTTTCTACAGGGCTAAGCAGGATGGTGCTACGCTCTTG GGTTTGCGTCATCCTTGGGATGGACATGATGACCACTCTCATGGTCATGGACACGGGCATGAG gcatcatcatcgtcatcttcACATTAA
- the LOC100273493 gene encoding NADH dehydrogenase [ubiquinone] 1 beta subcomplex subunit 2-like isoform X1, producing MDARPDPAASVTITTRTTHEHTRRLTRRGEHSAAMGGGGAHGGTTYKGYTIPHNKRWHTVAGKGLCAVMWFWVFYRAKQDGATLLGLRHPWDGHDDHSHGHGHGHEVVPFDPFYLLGIT from the exons ATGGATGCGCGTCCAGATCCAGCGGCCTCAGTCACCATCACCACCCGCACCACACACGAGCATACGCGACGACTGACAAGGCGAGGGGAGCACTCGGCGGCgatgggcggcggcggcgcacatGGCGGCACCACCTACAAGGGCTACACCATCCCGCACAACAAGCGCTGGCACACCGTCGCCGGCAAGGGCCTCTGCGCCGTGATGTG GTTCTGGGTTTTCTACAGGGCTAAGCAGGATGGTGCTACGCTCTTG GGTTTGCGTCATCCTTGGGATGGACATGATGACCACTCTCATGGTCATGGACACGGGCATGAGGTAGTACCATTTGATCCCTTCTATTTACTTGGCATTACATAA